A part of Bacteroidota bacterium genomic DNA contains:
- a CDS encoding CoA transferase: MNNIFSNLKVIELAGVLAGPSVGVFFSELGAKVIKVENKKTQGDVTRTWKISAEEKGNAPGAYYWSVNTGKEVLFLDITQQEELNKLYALIKEADIVITNYKKGDDEKLKVAYSHLKTINPKLIYASVNGFGHESSRTAYDLILQAESGFMQMNGEKNTLPVKMPVALIDVLAGHQMKEAILIALLKREQTGKGSHISVSLFDSALASLVNQATNWLIAHHLPQASGSLHPNIAPYGEIFKTSDNHLITFAIGSDKQFKQLCELCELTHLSEQEKFSTNQNRVINRSELFELLKLKIETKSFETIYNYCLQHDVPIGKIRNLKEVFELPEAQNMLKHFNDNGNSKTVVQSIAFKFLD, encoded by the coding sequence ATGAATAACATCTTTTCCAACTTAAAGGTAATTGAATTAGCCGGTGTGCTTGCCGGACCAAGCGTTGGTGTTTTTTTCAGTGAGTTGGGTGCAAAAGTCATAAAGGTTGAAAATAAAAAAACGCAAGGTGATGTTACCCGTACTTGGAAAATTTCAGCCGAAGAAAAAGGAAATGCACCAGGTGCTTATTACTGGAGTGTAAATACAGGGAAAGAAGTTTTATTCTTAGATATTACACAACAAGAAGAGTTAAATAAATTATACGCGCTTATTAAGGAGGCAGATATTGTAATTACCAATTACAAAAAAGGTGATGATGAAAAATTAAAAGTCGCCTACTCCCATCTCAAAACTATAAACCCTAAACTCATTTACGCTTCTGTCAATGGATTTGGACATGAAAGTTCAAGAACCGCTTACGATTTAATTTTACAAGCCGAGAGCGGATTTATGCAGATGAACGGTGAGAAAAATACATTACCTGTAAAAATGCCGGTTGCTCTCATTGATGTTTTAGCAGGACATCAAATGAAGGAAGCTATACTGATTGCATTATTAAAGCGTGAACAAACCGGAAAAGGTTCGCACATCTCTGTTTCACTATTCGATAGTGCATTAGCCTCCTTAGTTAATCAAGCTACCAATTGGTTGATCGCACATCATTTGCCGCAAGCGAGTGGCTCTTTGCATCCAAATATTGCACCATACGGAGAAATATTTAAAACCTCCGATAATCATTTAATCACATTTGCCATTGGAAGTGATAAACAATTTAAACAACTCTGTGAGTTATGCGAATTAACTCATTTATCTGAGCAAGAGAAATTCAGTACCAATCAAAACCGTGTGATTAATCGTTCCGAATTATTTGAATTACTGAAATTGAAAATAGAAACGAAATCATTCGAGACTATTTACAATTATTGTTTGCAGCATGATGTACCAATAGGTAAAATCAGAAACCTAAAAGAAGTTTTTGAATTACCGGAAGCACAAAACATGCTGAAGCATTTCAATGATAATGGCAACTCAAAAACAGTGGTACAATCCATCGCCTTTAAATTTTTAGATTAA
- a CDS encoding GIY-YIG nuclease family protein yields the protein MKRGGAVYMLTNKNNTTIYTGVTSDLLKRLYEHRTGKFKYSFSNRYNLYKLVYYEGFNRIEEAIAREKQIKGGSRAKKEILINSMNPDWRDLSYDLGYED from the coding sequence ATGAAAAGAGGCGGTGCCGTATATATGTTGACTAATAAGAATAACACCACTATTTATACCGGTGTAACATCAGATTTACTGAAAAGACTCTATGAACACAGAACAGGAAAATTCAAATATAGTTTTTCAAACAGATATAATTTATATAAGTTAGTGTATTATGAAGGCTTTAACAGGATTGAAGAAGCTATTGCAAGGGAAAAACAAATAAAAGGTGGTAGCAGAGCAAAAAAGGAAATTCTTATAAATTCAATGAATCCTGATTGGAGAGATTTATCTTATGATTTAGGTTATGAAGATTAA
- a CDS encoding aldo/keto reductase has protein sequence MEYRRLGKSGLQVSALSFGTWITFGKQIDDKTADALLSTAYDAGVNFFDNAEIYAAGKSELVMGKILKSKNWARSSYCVSSKVFFGYEDKLPNQVGLSRKHVIEGCHAALKRLQVDYIDLFYCHRPDKNTPIEETVLAMNTLIQQGKILYWGTSEWANDEIMAAIAVAKDFKIIGPTMEQPQYNMFERTKMEKDYLLLFRDYGLGTTIWSPLSSGLLTEKYINMSNEKTRLDIDGMEWLKERTLGDATRLEKVKKLNELAKSIGTTLPKLGIAWTVKNPHVSTTILGASRVEQLKETLTSLEVLPLLTNEVMEKIESILNNKPVLAQY, from the coding sequence ATGGAATACAGAAGACTAGGAAAATCAGGCTTACAGGTAAGCGCACTCAGCTTTGGTACCTGGATTACTTTCGGAAAACAAATTGATGATAAAACAGCTGATGCTTTATTAAGCACTGCTTATGATGCCGGTGTTAACTTTTTTGATAACGCTGAAATTTATGCGGCGGGTAAATCAGAATTAGTAATGGGTAAAATTTTAAAATCCAAAAACTGGGCACGCAGTTCTTATTGCGTTTCCAGTAAAGTGTTTTTTGGATATGAAGACAAATTGCCTAATCAGGTTGGTTTATCTCGCAAACATGTGATAGAAGGCTGTCACGCAGCTTTAAAACGCTTACAGGTTGATTATATTGATTTGTTCTATTGTCACCGCCCCGATAAAAACACACCCATTGAAGAAACTGTTTTGGCCATGAATACGCTGATTCAGCAAGGCAAAATTTTATATTGGGGAACCAGCGAATGGGCGAATGATGAAATCATGGCGGCCATTGCTGTAGCCAAGGATTTTAAAATAATCGGACCAACCATGGAGCAGCCGCAATACAACATGTTTGAACGTACCAAAATGGAAAAAGATTATTTACTGTTGTTCCGCGATTACGGCTTGGGAACTACCATTTGGAGTCCGTTATCCAGCGGATTGCTTACCGAGAAATACATCAATATGTCGAATGAAAAAACGCGATTAGACATAGATGGTATGGAATGGCTGAAGGAAAGAACATTGGGCGATGCAACGCGTTTAGAGAAAGTAAAAAAGCTCAATGAATTAGCTAAATCCATCGGAACTACATTACCTAAATTAGGAATTGCCTGGACAGTAAAAAACCCGCATGTAAGTACAACTATTCTAGGTGCAAGTCGTGTTGAACAATTAAAAGAAACTTTAACGTCATTAGAAGTGCTTCCGTTATTAACCAATGAAGTGATGGAAAAAATTGAAAGCATTTTAAATAATAAACCCGTATTGGCTCAGTATTAA
- a CDS encoding alpha/beta hydrolase has product MISHCYIHGLSVYHKGDIKKKAVIFIHGNSLSSKTFQSQLENLPFPVLTFDLPGHGLSDRHSDYESIYCLPGYITALKNIITELEMSDYILAGHSLGGHIAIEATEELPQTKGLFVFGTPPIGIPPQMDKMFLPNPNIAHLFSKDISESDAMTVGTEFVFNNQTLAADLKAMILNTDGNTRLNLGVSIGKGQFKNEKGFVSKTNLPICLAHGNKDTLVNLEYIKELSIPNLWNNKINILENVGHIPQMENAEKFNSLTIDFYKSVFS; this is encoded by the coding sequence ATGATCTCTCATTGTTATATCCATGGCCTGAGTGTGTATCATAAAGGCGATATCAAGAAAAAAGCGGTTATTTTCATTCATGGCAATTCATTAAGTTCAAAAACATTCCAATCTCAACTTGAGAATCTTCCATTTCCGGTATTGACATTTGATTTACCGGGACACGGATTGTCGGATAGACACAGCGATTATGAAAGCATTTATTGTTTGCCGGGATATATTACGGCGTTAAAAAACATTATCACTGAATTAGAAATGAGTGATTATATTTTGGCAGGTCATTCTTTAGGAGGACATATTGCTATTGAAGCTACAGAGGAATTACCTCAAACAAAAGGCTTATTCGTATTCGGCACTCCGCCAATTGGTATTCCGCCTCAAATGGACAAAATGTTTTTACCGAATCCAAACATTGCGCATTTATTTAGTAAAGATATTTCTGAATCGGATGCTATGACAGTTGGCACGGAATTTGTATTCAATAACCAAACCCTTGCAGCTGATTTGAAAGCTATGATATTAAATACTGACGGTAATACACGATTAAATTTGGGCGTTTCCATCGGCAAAGGTCAATTTAAAAACGAAAAAGGATTTGTGTCTAAAACCAATTTACCAATCTGTTTAGCACATGGCAATAAAGACACATTAGTGAATTTAGAATACATTAAAGAATTATCTATTCCTAACTTATGGAATAATAAAATTAATATTCTTGAAAATGTGGGACATATTCCTCAAATGGAAAATGCCGAAAAATTCAACTCACTTACTATCGATTTTTACAAATCCGTCTTTTCATAA
- a CDS encoding FkbM family methyltransferase has translation MAGSFSIKLGNFLYKNAYPLYKSMYSVFKNKQDAFEIAMLKKHIKPGDTIVDIGANIGFYAKILSQLTGPNGKVHCFEPDATNFQHLKVETTGLTNIVINNKAVGPKTEKIKIYTSKNLNVDHRTYKPEEYDREIEIDAISMEDYFDVNVKVDFIKIDIQGFEMEAMKGMHTLLKANHHIKMISEFWPYGLRKAGSSVSDYYNFLKNMNFNIELLKEDKLEPLSLEKVQQLEPLGEEHYFNIFVYRNV, from the coding sequence ATGGCGGGTTCATTTAGCATAAAACTGGGAAATTTCTTATACAAAAATGCATATCCTTTGTATAAGTCTATGTACTCTGTTTTTAAAAACAAACAGGATGCGTTTGAGATTGCCATGCTTAAAAAACACATTAAACCCGGCGATACCATTGTGGATATTGGTGCCAACATTGGTTTCTACGCTAAAATCCTTTCTCAACTTACCGGACCTAACGGAAAGGTTCATTGCTTTGAGCCGGATGCTACCAACTTCCAGCACTTAAAGGTTGAAACGACCGGACTCACTAATATTGTTATCAATAACAAAGCGGTTGGACCAAAAACGGAAAAAATAAAAATCTACACATCAAAAAACCTGAATGTGGATCACCGCACTTATAAACCGGAAGAATACGACCGGGAAATAGAAATTGATGCCATTAGCATGGAAGATTATTTTGATGTGAATGTAAAAGTAGATTTCATCAAAATCGATATTCAAGGATTTGAAATGGAAGCGATGAAAGGTATGCATACATTATTGAAGGCTAACCATCATATTAAAATGATTTCTGAATTTTGGCCTTATGGTTTACGTAAAGCCGGAAGTTCAGTGAGCGATTATTACAATTTTTTGAAAAACATGAATTTCAATATTGAGTTATTGAAAGAAGATAAATTAGAACCTTTAAGCTTAGAGAAAGTTCAACAACTGGAACCTCTGGGCGAAGAACATTACTTTAATATTTTTGTATACCGTAATGTTTAA
- a CDS encoding PAS domain-containing protein — protein MEANKSKISEYLDSLQAKLSNRKVITKPVSYISNYPIALGQCFYVLDFKSKKVSFQKGIKEFLGYEPHEFTFELASSYFHPDDFDMVERLMRATLMFASENNVSKDVAFFLTYRIRKKDNTYVKVLRQSTTYDLDEEGKIISNLSMISDISFLNTANKVEWKFDAPGLDKEEFRKYVTKEYKGFFSDRETEIILLVDKGWSSKQIAEKLFLSKHTVDTHRRKILNKAHCKNAVELINFCKHNGII, from the coding sequence ATGGAAGCGAATAAAAGTAAGATATCCGAATACCTTGATTCTTTACAAGCTAAACTATCCAACAGGAAAGTAATTACCAAGCCGGTTAGTTATATTAGTAATTATCCGATTGCCTTAGGTCAATGTTTTTATGTATTAGATTTCAAAAGTAAAAAAGTAAGTTTTCAAAAAGGCATAAAGGAATTTTTAGGATATGAACCGCATGAATTTACATTTGAATTAGCCTCCAGTTATTTTCATCCGGATGATTTTGACATGGTAGAAAGATTAATGCGCGCCACACTAATGTTTGCCAGCGAAAACAATGTAAGCAAAGATGTCGCCTTTTTTCTGACGTATCGCATTCGAAAAAAGGATAATACCTATGTAAAAGTACTTCGACAATCTACCACTTATGACTTAGACGAGGAAGGAAAAATAATCAGTAACCTCTCTATGATATCCGACATTTCTTTCTTAAACACAGCTAACAAAGTGGAATGGAAATTTGATGCGCCCGGTTTAGATAAAGAAGAATTCCGAAAATATGTAACCAAAGAATATAAAGGTTTTTTCTCCGATCGGGAAACAGAAATTATTTTATTGGTAGATAAGGGATGGTCGAGTAAACAAATTGCTGAGAAATTATTTTTAAGTAAACATACTGTTGACACACACAGAAGGAAAATACTTAATAAAGCGCACTGCAAAAATGCCGTAGAACTCATTAACTTCTGTAAACACAACGGAATAATCTGA
- a CDS encoding thioredoxin family protein, producing MNLNHIFNTGKSYTEYRQLVDELLSQGKTTGNNQDKMLVDFTKLNIQRMNRIDKTVQIPEELKQQLIDLDISYDLLLIGDAWCGDCAQIIPVIQKIVESSEGKLNYKIISRDTFPDLMEAYSTNGAKSVPKLLIMKKNHFDVIATWGPRPKPAQEIMLHWKANQDTISWEDFEKNLHLWYAKDKGLIIMHEITNLLVAIKSKMEV from the coding sequence ATGAATTTAAATCACATTTTTAATACGGGGAAATCATACACTGAATATCGTCAACTAGTTGATGAACTCCTTTCACAAGGAAAAACAACCGGGAACAATCAGGATAAAATGTTGGTTGATTTTACTAAACTCAATATACAACGCATGAACCGAATTGACAAAACGGTTCAAATTCCTGAAGAATTAAAGCAACAATTAATAGACTTAGATATTTCTTATGATTTGTTGTTAATAGGAGATGCCTGGTGTGGTGATTGTGCTCAGATTATTCCGGTCATTCAGAAAATAGTAGAATCATCAGAAGGAAAACTTAATTATAAAATAATTTCACGTGATACTTTTCCCGATTTAATGGAAGCTTACTCAACCAATGGGGCTAAGTCGGTACCAAAGTTGTTAATCATGAAAAAAAATCACTTTGATGTAATTGCTACTTGGGGACCACGCCCAAAACCTGCTCAGGAAATCATGCTTCATTGGAAGGCAAATCAGGATACTATTTCATGGGAAGATTTTGAAAAGAATTTACACTTATGGTATGCCAAAGATAAAGGCTTAATCATAATGCATGAGATTACTAATCTACTTGTGGCTATTAAATCCAAAATGGAGGTCTGA
- a CDS encoding DUF1987 domain-containing protein, which translates to MNNIIIEATKRTPKIEFNTNGNLLISGTSISENAIAFYHPLMNWVKEFVLTNPSKITLIINLDYINTSSNTCLLKMLSEIKAGISIAEQLTIIWNFDKEDEDAQEHGEIIQKLIKHPLKFIPIDYENN; encoded by the coding sequence ATGAATAACATCATCATTGAGGCTACAAAACGTACGCCTAAAATTGAATTTAACACAAATGGAAATTTACTGATCAGTGGAACTTCCATATCTGAGAATGCCATTGCCTTTTATCACCCGCTGATGAATTGGGTAAAAGAGTTTGTACTAACAAACCCTTCAAAAATAACTTTGATAATTAACTTAGACTATATTAATACATCAAGCAACACCTGTTTGCTAAAAATGCTGAGTGAAATTAAGGCGGGAATTAGCATTGCAGAACAACTCACCATCATTTGGAATTTCGATAAAGAAGATGAAGATGCGCAAGAACACGGAGAAATAATTCAGAAGTTAATCAAACATCCACTCAAGTTCATCCCTATTGATTACGAAAATAACTAA
- a CDS encoding DUF1987 domain-containing protein, producing MNTVICSQIKMANLYIEKTKKTPEITFLKNGDLNFIGCCIPEDANAFFHPLMLWLEDFTNNPSDSVNLLIDLEYINTSSTTHILKFLKRTIEIGIEKSMIKIVWKYDPEDEDAYEQGEMLQKILKHPILLVSNQIKG from the coding sequence ATGAATACAGTTATTTGCAGCCAGATAAAAATGGCTAATCTTTACATCGAAAAAACAAAGAAAACACCGGAAATTACCTTCCTAAAAAATGGTGATCTTAATTTTATTGGATGTTGCATACCGGAAGATGCCAACGCCTTTTTTCACCCTTTGATGTTATGGCTAGAAGATTTTACTAATAATCCATCCGATAGCGTTAATCTGCTGATCGATTTAGAGTACATTAATACATCGAGCACTACACACATACTTAAGTTTCTTAAAAGAACCATTGAAATAGGTATTGAGAAGTCAATGATCAAAATAGTTTGGAAGTATGATCCGGAAGATGAAGACGCCTATGAACAAGGCGAAATGTTGCAAAAAATCTTAAAGCATCCTATTCTACTGGTTTCTAATCAAATTAAAGGCTGA
- a CDS encoding GNAT family N-acetyltransferase produces MFTVKEAQNPQEVERILQLRYKVLRAPWNQPIDTATDTIEEKCINAYIEDNKGEVIACGRLQENENKIGQIRFMAVSDDYQGKGLGKLIVQHLEKRGHDLKLKSIELQARENAVNFYKSCGYTIKEKSFLLWGIIQHYLMEKVI; encoded by the coding sequence ATGTTTACTGTTAAAGAAGCTCAGAATCCACAGGAAGTAGAACGCATTTTACAATTGCGCTATAAAGTGTTGCGCGCACCATGGAATCAACCCATCGATACCGCTACCGACACGATTGAAGAAAAATGCATCAATGCTTACATCGAAGATAACAAGGGTGAAGTTATTGCATGCGGACGATTACAGGAAAATGAAAATAAAATCGGGCAGATACGCTTTATGGCGGTGAGCGACGATTACCAGGGAAAAGGATTAGGAAAATTAATTGTGCAGCATTTGGAAAAGCGCGGACACGATTTGAAATTAAAATCCATTGAATTGCAAGCCCGTGAAAATGCTGTGAATTTTTACAAAAGCTGCGGTTATACTATCAAAGAAAAATCATTTCTGCTATGGGGAATTATTCAGCATTATTTGATGGAGAAAGTTATTTAG
- a CDS encoding thioredoxin family protein — MKKNVFTLIIALFISIFSKAQEQVVSPEMQFFTGTFQEALVKAKEENKLVFVDAYATWCGPCKMMKSQTFTDKKVIEFYNKNFINVAMDMEKGEGLKYSAPWGITHYPTLLYFKPSGELIQNAVGFHNSWQFVELGEKVVKVK; from the coding sequence ATGAAAAAGAATGTTTTTACTCTGATAATTGCGCTGTTTATTTCAATTTTTAGCAAAGCACAAGAACAGGTCGTTTCCCCCGAAATGCAATTCTTCACCGGTACTTTTCAGGAGGCCTTGGTGAAAGCGAAAGAGGAAAATAAATTGGTTTTTGTGGACGCATATGCAACTTGGTGTGGTCCGTGTAAAATGATGAAGAGTCAGACCTTCACCGATAAAAAAGTGATTGAGTTTTATAATAAGAATTTCATTAATGTAGCGATGGATATGGAAAAGGGTGAAGGATTAAAATATTCTGCTCCATGGGGCATCACACATTATCCAACCTTGCTGTATTTTAAACCGAGCGGTGAATTGATTCAAAACGCCGTGGGTTTTCATAACAGCTGGCAGTTTGTGGAGTTGGGAGAGAAAGTGGTGAAGGTGAAGTAA
- a CDS encoding sigma-70 family RNA polymerase sigma factor, which produces MSIQRLEDNELVQLYINGNEESLAVLLHRHKRRIFSSILLVVRDKALAEDLFQDTFFKVIQTLKRNQYSEEGKFLPWVLRIARNLIIDHFRKNKKLPTVPVYVNEDGEEVDVFATIPSDDDGFKSNEEFIGFKRKIRTMVNNLPDEQKEVVIMRMYYDMSFKEIADFCNVSINTSLGRMRYALINLKKMIEESKSEVFI; this is translated from the coding sequence ATGTCAATTCAACGTTTAGAAGATAACGAGCTTGTACAGCTTTACATCAACGGCAACGAAGAATCACTAGCAGTTTTATTGCACCGTCACAAGCGCAGGATTTTTTCTTCGATTTTATTAGTAGTGCGCGACAAAGCTTTGGCGGAAGATTTGTTTCAGGATACATTTTTTAAAGTGATACAAACTTTAAAACGAAATCAATATTCGGAAGAAGGAAAATTCTTACCATGGGTATTACGCATTGCGCGCAATTTGATCATTGATCATTTCCGTAAGAACAAAAAACTACCTACGGTTCCGGTGTATGTGAACGAAGATGGAGAAGAAGTAGATGTGTTTGCTACAATTCCGAGTGATGATGACGGATTTAAATCGAATGAAGAATTTATCGGCTTTAAACGCAAAATACGCACCATGGTAAATAATTTACCGGATGAACAAAAGGAAGTGGTGATTATGCGTATGTATTATGATATGAGCTTTAAGGAAATTGCAGATTTCTGTAATGTAAGTATCAATACTTCATTAGGACGTATGCGTTATGCCTTAATTAATTTGAAAAAAATGATAGAAGAGAGCAAGAGCGAAGTGTTTATTTAG
- the uvrA gene encoding excinuclease ABC subunit UvrA — MSNSSDFSTLNPKQFILIKGARMHNLKNMDVAIPRNKFVVITGLSGSGKSSLAFDTLYAEGQRRYVESLSAYARQFLGRLEKPQVDYIKGISPAIAIEQKVISRNPRSTVGTITEIYDYFKLLFARVGKTFSPVSGKQVKRHNISDVVDFINGLKNESKTLILSKIHVPKGRTLAQTIDLLSQQGFTRVFMNNTIQKIADTDFKKIKNTEDLFLLIDRLVVSNNDEDFLNRVADSVQTAFSEGNGECFVYVEKSENKYESFLFSNLFEADGMKFEEPDVNFFTFNNPIGACKTCEGFGSIIGIDPDLVMPNKSLSVYDSAVACWNGETMSYYKKQLLKNAHKFNFPVHKPVAELTKAQLDLLWKGNEHFEGINDFFKMLEKESYKIQYRVMLARYRGKTTCPDCRGTRLRKDANYVKIADKNISDLILMPVADLLPFFKDLKLNEHDTKIAKRLLTEITNRLQYLSDVGLDYLTLNRVANTLSGGESQRINLATSLGSSLVGSLYILDEPSIGLHSRDTERLIKVLKSLQQQGNTVIIVEHDEEIMLAADELIDIGPEAGSGGGTLVFQGTHKELLKDSKSYTAKYLTNKLKIETPFNRRKWKEFIEIRNVSDNNLKNVTVKFPLNALTCVTGVSGSGKSTLVKKALVPTLQRYLEGFFENVSHDHLIGGSLKQIKQLEFVDQNPIGKSSRSNPVTYIKAYDDIRNLFADQGLAKQRGYKPSHFSFNVDGGRCEVCEGEGLITVEMQFMADIQLQCDTCKGQRFKAETLEINYKGKNISDVLNMTVSDAVQFFGQDKENRTAQKIIEKLEALERVGLGYVQLGQSSSTLSGGEAQRIKLASFLIYLNNTSPTLFVFDEPTTGLHFHDVAKLLKSFEALINKGHSIVVIEHNLDVIKCADWIIDLGPEGGENGGTVVFEGTPEGLVNCKNSHTGKYLKGKLNN; from the coding sequence ATGAGTAATTCTTCCGACTTCAGCACCCTCAATCCCAAACAATTTATACTTATTAAGGGAGCCCGCATGCACAACCTGAAAAACATGGATGTGGCCATACCCCGAAATAAATTTGTGGTAATAACCGGCTTATCCGGTTCCGGCAAATCATCACTTGCTTTTGATACGCTTTATGCAGAAGGACAACGTCGTTATGTTGAAAGTTTATCCGCTTATGCGCGTCAGTTTTTAGGCCGCTTAGAAAAACCTCAGGTGGATTATATCAAAGGAATTTCTCCGGCTATTGCTATCGAACAAAAAGTAATTTCAAGAAATCCGAGAAGTACGGTTGGAACCATCACAGAAATTTACGATTACTTTAAATTATTATTCGCCCGTGTTGGAAAAACATTTAGTCCTGTTAGCGGGAAACAAGTTAAACGACACAACATTAGTGATGTAGTTGATTTTATAAACGGACTAAAAAACGAAAGCAAAACACTCATCCTTTCAAAAATTCATGTACCAAAAGGAAGAACCCTTGCGCAAACTATTGATCTTCTATCGCAGCAAGGCTTCACCCGTGTATTCATGAATAATACTATCCAAAAAATCGCGGATACTGATTTTAAAAAAATTAAAAATACAGAAGATTTGTTTTTACTTATCGACCGATTAGTTGTAAGTAATAATGATGAAGATTTTTTGAATCGTGTTGCGGATAGTGTTCAGACAGCTTTCTCAGAAGGCAACGGTGAGTGTTTTGTTTATGTGGAGAAGAGTGAAAATAAATACGAATCCTTTTTATTCTCCAACCTTTTCGAAGCAGATGGCATGAAATTCGAAGAACCGGATGTCAACTTTTTTACTTTCAACAATCCGATTGGCGCCTGCAAAACCTGTGAAGGCTTTGGAAGCATCATTGGCATCGATCCGGATTTAGTGATGCCCAATAAAAGTTTATCCGTTTACGACAGCGCTGTTGCGTGTTGGAATGGAGAAACCATGAGCTATTACAAAAAACAATTACTAAAGAACGCACATAAATTTAATTTCCCTGTACACAAACCGGTAGCCGAATTAACGAAAGCACAATTAGATTTATTATGGAAGGGCAACGAACACTTTGAAGGTATTAACGATTTCTTCAAAATGCTGGAGAAAGAAAGTTATAAAATTCAATACCGCGTTATGTTAGCGCGTTACAGAGGTAAAACAACCTGTCCGGATTGCCGAGGCACTCGCTTACGCAAAGATGCGAACTATGTAAAAATTGCAGATAAAAATATTTCCGATTTAATTTTAATGCCGGTGGCTGATTTGCTTCCATTCTTTAAAGATTTAAAATTGAATGAGCACGATACTAAAATCGCGAAACGTTTATTAACAGAAATCACCAATCGCTTACAATATCTGTCGGATGTTGGCTTAGATTACTTAACATTAAATCGTGTTGCGAATACGCTGAGCGGTGGCGAAAGTCAACGTATAAATTTAGCGACTTCATTGGGCAGCAGTTTAGTTGGAAGTTTATACATTTTGGATGAGCCTAGCATTGGTTTACATTCACGCGATACCGAACGCTTGATTAAAGTATTAAAGTCGCTTCAGCAACAAGGTAACACAGTGATCATTGTGGAACATGACGAAGAAATTATGCTCGCAGCCGATGAACTCATTGATATTGGTCCGGAAGCCGGCAGCGGAGGCGGAACTTTAGTTTTTCAAGGCACACACAAAGAATTACTCAAAGACAGTAAAAGTTACACAGCAAAATATCTTACCAATAAACTCAAAATTGAAACGCCATTTAACCGCCGTAAATGGAAAGAGTTTATTGAAATCAGAAATGTGAGTGACAATAACTTGAAAAATGTTACCGTTAAATTTCCTTTGAATGCTTTAACCTGTGTAACGGGTGTAAGCGGCTCCGGAAAATCTACATTGGTAAAAAAAGCGCTCGTGCCAACTTTACAACGTTACTTAGAGGGCTTTTTTGAAAATGTGAGTCACGATCATTTAATTGGCGGAAGTCTCAAACAAATTAAACAATTGGAGTTTGTTGATCAAAATCCCATCGGAAAATCATCGCGCAGTAATCCTGTAACGTATATAAAAGCTTACGATGACATACGGAATCTATTTGCCGATCAGGGTTTAGCTAAACAACGCGGATACAAACCTTCACACTTTTCATTTAATGTAGATGGAGGACGCTGCGAAGTGTGCGAAGGGGAAGGTCTGATAACAGTTGAGATGCAATTTATGGCCGACATACAATTGCAATGCGACACCTGCAAAGGACAACGTTTTAAGGCGGAAACTTTAGAAATTAATTACAAAGGAAAAAACATTTCCGATGTATTAAACATGACAGTGAGTGATGCTGTTCAGTTTTTCGGACAGGACAAAGAAAATCGTACCGCACAAAAAATAATTGAAAAACTGGAGGCGCTTGAGAGGGTTGGATTGGGTTATGTTCAACTCGGACAAAGCAGCAGCACTTTATCAGGTGGAGAAGCACAACGTATTAAACTGGCTTCTTTCCTAATTTATTTAAACAACACTTCTCCTACTCTTTTTGTGTTTGATGAACCAACCACAGGTTTACATTTTCATGATGTAGCCAAGCTTTTAAAATCATTCGAAGCATTGATTAATAAAGGACACAGCATTGTAGTAATAGAACATAATTTAGATGTTATTAAGTGTGCCGACTGGATTATAGATTTAGGTCCGGAAGGCGGAGAAAACGGCGGTACTGTTGTTTTTGAAGGCACACCGGAAGGTTTAGTGAACTGTAAGAATTCACATACCGGAAAATATCTGAAAGGGAAATTGAATAATTAA